DNA sequence from the Streptomyces sp. MST-110588 genome:
GGCGAATCGCGCGCCGGCCGGCCGTACCTGTACCGGCCCGGCCGCCGGCCGAAGGCCAGGTGCCTAGCCGAAGACCAGATGCACGCCCCAGTAGGCGAGCGCGCCCACCAGCGCAGCGGCGGGCATCGTGATGAACCAGCCCATCACGATGTTCTTCGCCACGCCCCAGCGCACCGCCCGGGAGCCCTTGGTCGACCCCACGCCCATGATCGCGGAGGTGATGACATGCGTGGTCGAGATCGGCGCGTGGAACATGAACGACGCCGTGTACATGACCGACGCCGCCGTCGTCTCGGCCGCGAAGCCCTGCGGCGGGTCCAGCTCGATGATGCGCCGGCCGAGCGTGCGCATGATGCGCCAGCCGCCCGCGTACGTACCCAGCGAGAGGGTGATCGCACAGGCGAGCTTGACCCAGATCGGGATGGCGTCGTTCTTGTCCTCGACATCGGCGATGACCAGGGCCATCACCACGATGCCCATGGTCTTCTGCGCGTCCTGCAGACCGTGGCCGAGCGCCATGCCCGCCGCGGAGACCGTCTGGGCGATCCGGAACCCGCGCTTGGCCTTGTGCGGGTTGGACTTCCGGAACAGCCACAGGATGACGACCATCACCAGATAGCCCAGCACCAGGCCGATGACGGGCGAGATGAACATCGGCAGGACGACCTTCTCGACCACCCCGGACCAGATCACCTCGGTGCCGCCCGCCAGCGCGGCACCGACCATGCCGCCGAACAGGGCGTGCGAGGACGACGACGGCAGGCCGAAGTACCAGGTGACGAGGTTCCAGGCCACCGCGCCGAGCAGGGCCGCGAAGAGGATGCCCATCCCCTTGTTGCCCTCGGGCGTGGAGATCAGCCCCTCACTGACGGTCTTGGCGACCCCGCTGCCGAGGAAGGCGCCGGCGAGGTTCATCACCGCGGCCATCGCCAGTGCCGCCCGCGGGGTCAGCGCCCGCGTGGAGACCGAGGTCGCGATGGCGTTCGCGGAGTCGTGAAAGCCGTTCGTGTACGTGAAACCGAGCGCGACCGCGATGGTCACGACGAGCGCGAAGGTGTCCACCGGAGGTCAGGACTCCTTGACCGCGATGGTCTCGACCGTGTTGGCCACGTGCTCGAACGCGTCGGCCGCCTCTTCCAGGATGTCCACGACCTGCTTGAGCTTGAGCACCTC
Encoded proteins:
- a CDS encoding inorganic phosphate transporter; translation: MDTFALVVTIAVALGFTYTNGFHDSANAIATSVSTRALTPRAALAMAAVMNLAGAFLGSGVAKTVSEGLISTPEGNKGMGILFAALLGAVAWNLVTWYFGLPSSSSHALFGGMVGAALAGGTEVIWSGVVEKVVLPMFISPVIGLVLGYLVMVVILWLFRKSNPHKAKRGFRIAQTVSAAGMALGHGLQDAQKTMGIVVMALVIADVEDKNDAIPIWVKLACAITLSLGTYAGGWRIMRTLGRRIIELDPPQGFAAETTAASVMYTASFMFHAPISTTHVITSAIMGVGSTKGSRAVRWGVAKNIVMGWFITMPAAALVGALAYWGVHLVFG